One Flavobacterium sp. 90 DNA segment encodes these proteins:
- a CDS encoding aminotransferase class V-fold PLP-dependent enzyme, which produces MTINTKSLSQDSSQEQSALERYFTPFRANIVGIEQEFDSPYGKKKIIYADWTASGRFYRPIEELLLNKVGPFVANTHTETAITGSVMTMAYHDARTIIKEHVNASSDDVLLTVGTGMTGAINKFQRILGLKINENIADYTKVPDALRPIVFVTHMEHHSNQTSWLETIARVEVIPSSAKGLPCLMSLEKLLEQYKDTPIKIAAVTACSNVTGIKTNYYEIAQMMHSHKGLCFVDFACSAPYVTIDMHPADELQYLDAITFSPHKFLGGPGTSGVLVFNKKLYKNLIPDNPGGGTVSYTNPWGDRDYIDDIETREDGGTPGFLQTIKTAMAIKLKEQMGIENILGREHEINTIVLERLSKIPNLKILAPENKDRLGVYSFFIENVHYNLIVKLLNDRFGIQTRGGCSCAGTYGHFLLNVDVNLSKSIEQKILEGCLMDRPGWIRMSIHPTMTNAEVIFMCDAIEETVKNVTEWGGDYQYDAQKNEFLHIGTAPLEREIIKSWFYYL; this is translated from the coding sequence ATGACAATTAATACTAAGTCTTTATCACAGGATAGCTCCCAAGAGCAATCTGCGCTGGAACGTTATTTTACTCCATTCAGAGCTAATATAGTAGGTATAGAACAGGAATTTGATTCACCTTACGGGAAGAAAAAAATTATTTATGCTGATTGGACTGCCAGTGGGAGATTTTATAGACCTATTGAAGAACTGCTGCTCAATAAGGTAGGGCCATTTGTTGCTAATACACATACCGAGACCGCTATTACTGGATCTGTCATGACCATGGCTTATCATGATGCCCGTACTATTATTAAAGAGCATGTGAATGCATCTTCTGATGATGTACTGCTTACTGTAGGGACAGGAATGACTGGAGCCATTAATAAATTCCAGCGTATTCTGGGACTTAAAATAAATGAGAATATAGCTGATTATACAAAAGTTCCAGATGCTTTAAGACCGATAGTTTTTGTGACTCATATGGAGCATCATTCCAATCAGACCTCATGGCTGGAAACTATTGCCAGAGTGGAAGTCATACCATCTAGTGCTAAAGGCCTGCCATGTTTGATGAGTCTTGAAAAATTATTAGAGCAGTATAAAGATACTCCGATAAAAATTGCGGCTGTTACGGCCTGTTCCAATGTAACTGGAATCAAAACCAATTATTATGAGATTGCTCAAATGATGCATTCACATAAAGGTTTGTGCTTTGTTGATTTTGCCTGTTCGGCACCCTATGTTACAATTGATATGCATCCGGCTGATGAGCTGCAGTATTTAGATGCCATTACTTTCTCACCGCATAAATTTCTGGGGGGACCAGGTACTTCAGGGGTTTTGGTCTTTAATAAAAAATTATATAAAAATTTGATCCCTGATAACCCGGGCGGTGGCACGGTTTCTTATACTAATCCATGGGGTGACAGGGATTATATTGATGATATTGAAACACGTGAAGATGGTGGTACACCGGGCTTTTTGCAGACTATAAAAACTGCAATGGCAATTAAACTCAAAGAGCAAATGGGTATTGAAAATATTTTGGGAAGAGAACACGAAATAAATACTATTGTTCTGGAAAGACTCTCAAAGATCCCAAACTTAAAAATACTGGCACCAGAGAATAAGGACAGGCTTGGGGTATATTCCTTTTTTATCGAAAATGTTCATTATAATCTGATTGTGAAGCTCCTTAATGACCGATTTGGTATACAGACCAGAGGAGGATGTTCATGTGCCGGAACGTATGGGCATTTTTTACTAAACGTGGATGTAAACTTATCAAAATCAATTGAGCAGAAAATACTCGAAGGCTGTCTTATGGATCGTCCGGGCTGGATAAGAATGTCTATTCATCCTACAATGACCAATGCAGAGGTAATTTTCATGTGTGATGCTATTGAAGAGACGGTAAAAAATGTAACAGAGTGGGGAGGGGATTACCAGTATGATGCACAAAAAAATGAGTTTCTTCATATAGGAACTGCTCCACTAGAAAGAGAAATAATAAAAAGCTGGTTTTATTACTTGTAA
- a CDS encoding cytochrome c biogenesis protein CcdA: MKKAILLITLLFTCFGQAQVLDPVKWTTAVEKISDTEYKLISKAVIQQGWHLYSQSVPENGPIPTTFTYDTAKGAVKLNGSTSEKDGHTIDDPIFRMKIKYFEKSTVFEQKIKVSAGVSKVNGVVEFMVCDDSRCMPPTEVELSFNLSKSKIIAQDVAVPTQENTVSDSTVVQKDTEVVKLQKESTQDAVVVTNNSTQNEPEKGLWGIFFIAFLSGFAALLTPCVFPMIPMTVSFFTKQSQNKAVGIKNAIIYGVCIIVIYVLLGTAVTGLFGADALNALATNVWFNIIFFLLLVVFAVSFLGAFEIMLPNSWSNKVDSQADRGGLVGIFFMALALAIVSFSCTGPIVGTLLVQAASKGGLAPIIGMLGFSLAIALPFALFAAFPGWLNSLPKSGGWLNTVKVVLGFLELALAFKFLSQADLVMQTHLLEREVFLAIWIAVFGALAFYLFGKITLPHDSPLKHISVGRLSLGLVVLSFTIYMIPGLWGAPLNLISAFPPPQDYSESPYGVGSSKGGSSSAESHAEMPEGAHLLAPHDIMAFNDYDKGLAYARKVGKPVMLDFTGWACVNCRKMEQNVWPDPAILALLKNDVVLISLYVDDKRELAQSEVVESKLHPGKKLKYIGQKWSELQTIKYKANSQPFYVLMDHKEENLITPIAYTPNIEDFHNWLKTGISHFKK, from the coding sequence ATGAAAAAAGCAATTCTACTAATAACCCTCTTGTTTACCTGTTTTGGTCAGGCACAAGTTTTAGACCCTGTAAAGTGGACGACTGCCGTTGAGAAAATTTCCGATACAGAGTATAAATTAATATCAAAAGCAGTCATACAACAGGGCTGGCATCTATATTCACAAAGTGTTCCTGAGAACGGTCCTATACCAACCACTTTTACATATGATACTGCCAAAGGAGCGGTGAAACTAAATGGCAGTACGAGTGAAAAAGATGGACATACCATTGATGATCCGATCTTCAGGATGAAGATCAAGTATTTTGAAAAATCTACTGTTTTTGAACAGAAAATTAAAGTTTCGGCTGGGGTATCCAAGGTAAATGGAGTAGTTGAATTCATGGTCTGTGATGATTCCAGATGTATGCCTCCAACAGAAGTTGAATTAAGTTTCAATTTAAGCAAATCAAAAATTATAGCCCAAGATGTGGCAGTACCAACTCAAGAGAATACTGTATCTGATTCTACAGTTGTACAAAAAGATACTGAAGTTGTAAAATTACAGAAAGAAAGTACTCAAGATGCTGTTGTTGTGACTAATAATTCGACACAAAATGAACCAGAGAAAGGGTTGTGGGGCATTTTCTTTATTGCATTTCTATCAGGTTTTGCCGCCCTTTTGACTCCATGCGTTTTCCCAATGATCCCAATGACGGTAAGTTTTTTTACCAAGCAAAGCCAGAATAAGGCTGTTGGGATTAAAAATGCCATTATATACGGTGTATGTATTATCGTGATTTATGTGCTGTTAGGAACTGCCGTAACCGGACTTTTTGGAGCTGATGCCTTAAATGCACTGGCAACCAATGTATGGTTTAATATTATATTCTTTTTACTGCTGGTGGTTTTTGCGGTTTCTTTTTTAGGTGCTTTTGAAATTATGCTGCCCAATTCATGGTCCAATAAAGTAGATTCACAAGCCGACAGAGGTGGTCTTGTTGGGATTTTCTTTATGGCTTTAGCATTGGCTATAGTTTCTTTTTCATGTACCGGACCTATTGTAGGAACCCTATTGGTTCAGGCTGCTTCTAAGGGAGGTTTGGCGCCAATTATTGGTATGCTTGGATTTTCTTTAGCTATTGCACTGCCGTTTGCCTTATTTGCTGCTTTTCCGGGATGGTTAAATTCACTTCCTAAATCAGGAGGCTGGCTCAATACGGTAAAAGTTGTTTTAGGGTTTTTAGAATTGGCACTTGCTTTCAAATTTCTTTCACAGGCAGATCTGGTTATGCAGACCCATTTATTGGAACGTGAAGTGTTTTTAGCAATATGGATTGCCGTTTTCGGTGCCTTGGCTTTTTACCTTTTCGGAAAAATTACTCTGCCTCATGATTCTCCTCTGAAGCATATCTCGGTAGGTAGATTAAGCCTTGGGCTTGTTGTTTTATCTTTTACCATTTACATGATTCCTGGTTTGTGGGGAGCTCCTCTGAATTTAATCAGCGCATTTCCGCCACCGCAGGATTATAGTGAATCTCCATATGGTGTAGGCTCTTCAAAAGGAGGATCTTCTTCTGCCGAAAGTCATGCTGAAATGCCTGAAGGAGCGCACCTGCTGGCTCCACATGATATTATGGCTTTTAATGATTATGATAAAGGACTGGCATATGCCAGAAAGGTAGGTAAGCCTGTTATGCTGGATTTCACGGGCTGGGCTTGTGTGAACTGTCGAAAGATGGAACAAAATGTATGGCCTGATCCAGCGATTTTAGCACTTTTAAAAAATGATGTGGTTTTAATTTCACTTTATGTGGATGATAAAAGGGAATTGGCTCAAAGTGAGGTTGTGGAGTCTAAATTGCATCCGGGTAAAAAATTAAAATATATTGGGCAAAAATGGAGTGAACTGCAGACTATTAAGTACAAGGCTAACTCACAGCCGTTCTATGTACTAATGGATCATAAAGAGGAAAATTTAATAACTCCGATTGCCTATACACCCAACATAGAGGATTTTCATAACTGGTTAAAAACGGGAATTTCCCATTTTAAAAAGTAA
- a CDS encoding flavodoxin: protein MINQLCKFHDMRIAILLPALILMFLSSGCAKAQKSTSGKNILIVYLSRTNNTKAVAEIIQKNVGGTITAIELENPYPKDYKTTVNQVSNELQTGFLPALKTKINNMDQYNIVFVGFPTWSMQLPPPIQSFLKQYNLSGKTVIPFNTNAGYGVGNSFETVKKLCPESTILKGFTIKGGVEKEGVLLVIKDQQKKQAMRLVENWLKEIKLLQ, encoded by the coding sequence ATGATAAATCAATTATGTAAATTCCATGATATGAGAATAGCTATTCTTCTTCCGGCACTGATACTAATGTTCCTTTCTTCAGGCTGTGCAAAGGCACAAAAATCGACATCAGGTAAGAATATACTCATCGTTTATCTTTCCAGGACAAACAACACAAAAGCTGTTGCCGAAATAATCCAAAAAAATGTGGGTGGAACAATCACTGCAATTGAATTAGAAAATCCATATCCAAAAGATTATAAAACAACCGTGAACCAAGTTTCCAATGAGCTACAGACTGGCTTTCTGCCAGCATTAAAAACAAAGATTAACAATATGGATCAATACAATATTGTTTTTGTTGGCTTTCCAACTTGGTCAATGCAGCTGCCTCCCCCAATACAGAGTTTTCTAAAACAGTATAATCTCAGCGGAAAAACTGTGATTCCCTTTAATACCAATGCCGGATATGGAGTAGGAAACAGTTTTGAAACTGTAAAAAAACTATGTCCTGAGAGTACTATCCTAAAAGGCTTTACCATAAAAGGCGGAGTCGAAAAAGAAGGTGTTTTATTGGTTATAAAAGATCAGCAGAAGAAACAAGCTATGAGATTGGTAGAAAATTGGCTAAAAGAAATTAAGCTTCTGCAATAA
- a CDS encoding TlpA disulfide reductase family protein — MRKIICLIALALVFVSWNKKEADYALISGVITHKSADWKIVSKDQSFSQVLKINAQGKFSDTLRVKEGIYFLYDGKNFAQLYIENGAAIVVNADAADFNKTIKFSGKGSEATNYLAVKQQTEDKLMGDQKAFYMLEEAEFKAKSKQIKEGLETVLNGVKGLSESYKTKEKRNLNYSYLAKLDNFEKYHEYFAAKPGFKVSQGFLSELDGLSFENLEDFNFSEDYKKMIVSYHMKQAEKLSKSDSLAEDVSALKSIGTVSNATIKNELLFSMAAVGITTTSDLKSYYKEFMAASSNEDNKKVITQSYNKLLIVDKGQPSPKFVNFENNEGGKTSLADLKGKYVYIDVWATWCGPCMAELPFLKKMEEKYEGKNITFVSISADKASAHDKWKKMIVDKKLGGIQLMADKDFDSQFLKDYSIMAIPRFILLDPAGNIISSNAPRPAEEDKIVKLFTDLGI, encoded by the coding sequence ATGAGAAAAATAATTTGTTTAATAGCTTTGGCATTAGTGTTTGTGTCCTGGAACAAGAAGGAAGCGGACTATGCTTTAATTTCGGGAGTTATTACCCATAAGTCAGCGGATTGGAAAATTGTAAGTAAAGACCAATCCTTTTCACAGGTACTCAAAATCAATGCCCAGGGAAAATTCAGTGATACCCTTCGTGTTAAGGAAGGGATTTATTTTCTATATGACGGAAAAAATTTCGCCCAGCTGTACATTGAAAACGGGGCAGCTATTGTAGTGAATGCAGATGCTGCTGATTTCAATAAAACGATAAAGTTTTCAGGTAAAGGAAGTGAAGCTACTAATTATCTTGCAGTAAAACAGCAGACAGAGGATAAGTTGATGGGAGACCAAAAAGCATTTTACATGCTCGAAGAAGCAGAATTTAAAGCTAAATCAAAGCAAATCAAAGAAGGTCTGGAAACAGTTCTGAATGGTGTTAAAGGGCTTTCAGAAAGCTATAAAACCAAAGAGAAGAGAAATCTAAATTACAGCTATCTGGCAAAGTTAGACAACTTTGAGAAATACCATGAGTATTTTGCAGCAAAACCTGGTTTTAAGGTGTCTCAGGGATTTTTGAGTGAACTTGATGGTTTGTCTTTTGAGAATCTGGAAGATTTCAATTTTTCCGAGGACTACAAAAAAATGATAGTTTCGTATCATATGAAGCAAGCGGAGAAGCTAAGTAAATCAGATTCACTTGCTGAGGATGTGTCAGCATTAAAGTCAATAGGTACAGTTTCGAATGCGACAATTAAGAATGAACTTCTGTTTTCCATGGCTGCAGTAGGAATTACGACAACATCAGATCTAAAAAGTTATTACAAGGAATTTATGGCTGCTTCTTCAAATGAAGACAATAAAAAAGTAATTACTCAGAGTTACAATAAACTGCTTATTGTGGACAAGGGGCAGCCTTCGCCAAAATTTGTAAATTTTGAAAATAATGAAGGCGGTAAAACATCGCTGGCAGATCTAAAAGGGAAATATGTATACATCGACGTTTGGGCAACCTGGTGCGGTCCTTGTATGGCTGAACTTCCTTTCCTAAAAAAAATGGAGGAGAAATACGAAGGAAAGAATATCACCTTTGTAAGTATATCGGCTGATAAAGCCAGTGCTCATGACAAATGGAAAAAGATGATCGTAGATAAAAAATTAGGGGGTATCCAGTTAATGGCGGACAAAGATTTTGACTCTCAGTTTTTAAAGGATTATTCGATAATGGCTATTCCTAGATTCATCCTGCTTGATCCTGCGGGGAATATTATCAGTTCAAATGCGCCCCGACCTGCGGAAGAGGATAAAATAGTTAAACTATTTACTGACCTGGGGATATAA
- a CDS encoding protein-disulfide reductase DsbD domain-containing protein has translation MIVFKRYAFILFMILGVKSYAQKQPDTGFTKKVEKAASALKVKSPVISDPVSLNAQVVWNDNKSQVAVVIKVKVLPGWHIYAYVPKNQPYIQSKMVLELPKGVTPLSEWTKPNSYPYEDNIFVYEGQMLFTRYFSVKDLGTGAKISAGLFYQTCDIRQCLPPNTKVKELKL, from the coding sequence ATGATAGTTTTTAAAAGATATGCATTTATACTGTTTATGATCCTTGGAGTAAAATCCTATGCTCAAAAGCAGCCAGATACAGGCTTTACCAAAAAAGTAGAAAAGGCGGCATCGGCACTTAAAGTGAAAAGCCCTGTCATTTCAGATCCTGTTTCACTTAATGCCCAAGTAGTATGGAATGATAATAAAAGCCAGGTGGCTGTTGTAATTAAGGTTAAAGTACTTCCGGGTTGGCATATTTACGCTTATGTCCCTAAAAACCAGCCTTACATTCAGTCTAAAATGGTATTGGAACTTCCTAAGGGCGTGACACCGTTATCAGAATGGACCAAACCAAATTCCTATCCATATGAGGATAATATTTTTGTCTATGAGGGTCAGATGTTATTTACCCGATATTTCTCGGTAAAAGATTTGGGTACAGGAGCTAAAATAAGCGCCGGATTATTTTACCAGACCTGTGATATCAGGCAGTGTCTGCCTCCTAATACAAAGGTTAAGGAGTTAAAATTATAA
- a CDS encoding TlpA disulfide reductase family protein — translation MKISCYCIALVSVLLLGCKDGKEKTSYTFTGNIEGAADGTKVFLKAVDQDLQTAVLNPGTIVDSTQIKDGKFMFSGKLPEAKLHLLVINSKSDSEESREPVYQPSIPVFLENSDIELKAMLDSIPSADALLSEGKFSFKNISVTGSASQDIYLNYLEGVKRFGEKASALFNSEYLPYLNPAKGSVKEPISKGVAIVTKIEDNQEKRHAYVFQFIKENIDNMVGMTLAKEELSKFSVEELEKLSFYIPAAQKNTATGKNLIKQISNTKSVASGAFYIDLPFEDSKGKTVKLSDYVGKGKYVLLEFWASWCHPCRADIPHLKEVYELYHPEGFEIISVSMDQDKQAWLGAVKEEKEPWLQISDLQAFNGDLAKIYQLRAIPTCILLDPKGKIVTRNMRGSFMDKKLIELYGNQFGKNF, via the coding sequence ATGAAAATTAGCTGTTACTGCATTGCCTTGGTAAGTGTATTACTACTAGGCTGTAAAGATGGAAAAGAAAAGACTTCATATACTTTTACTGGTAATATAGAAGGAGCTGCCGATGGAACTAAAGTATTTTTGAAAGCTGTTGACCAGGATCTTCAAACAGCTGTACTGAATCCCGGAACTATTGTGGACAGTACACAAATTAAAGATGGGAAGTTTATGTTTTCCGGAAAGCTTCCGGAGGCGAAATTACATCTTTTAGTAATAAACAGTAAATCGGATTCTGAAGAATCCAGAGAACCTGTTTATCAGCCTTCAATTCCTGTTTTCCTGGAGAATAGTGATATTGAGCTTAAAGCGATGCTGGACAGTATTCCATCAGCTGACGCACTTTTGTCTGAAGGTAAATTTTCATTTAAAAATATTTCAGTTACAGGTTCTGCTAGCCAGGATATCTATTTAAATTATTTAGAAGGAGTAAAACGTTTTGGAGAGAAAGCTAGTGCTCTTTTTAACTCAGAATACCTTCCATATTTAAATCCGGCGAAAGGATCGGTAAAAGAGCCTATTTCCAAAGGAGTTGCCATTGTAACTAAAATCGAAGACAATCAAGAGAAAAGACATGCCTATGTTTTTCAATTCATAAAGGAAAATATAGACAATATGGTAGGAATGACCCTTGCCAAAGAGGAACTGAGTAAGTTTTCTGTGGAAGAATTGGAAAAATTATCATTCTATATTCCTGCTGCTCAAAAAAATACCGCGACAGGCAAAAATTTAATTAAGCAAATTTCCAATACTAAGAGCGTGGCTTCTGGTGCTTTTTATATTGATCTTCCTTTTGAGGATTCAAAAGGGAAGACTGTGAAACTTTCTGATTATGTCGGAAAGGGCAAATATGTCCTATTGGAGTTTTGGGCTTCATGGTGTCATCCATGCAGAGCTGATATTCCGCATTTAAAAGAAGTTTATGAGCTGTATCATCCGGAAGGTTTTGAAATCATCAGTGTTTCTATGGATCAGGATAAGCAGGCATGGCTCGGAGCTGTAAAAGAAGAAAAGGAGCCCTGGCTGCAAATTTCAGATTTGCAGGCATTTAACGGTGACCTGGCTAAGATTTATCAGCTTCGCGCGATACCAACTTGTATCCTATTGGATCCTAAAGGAAAAATAGTGACCAGAAATATGAGGGGCTCGTTCATGGATAAAAAGCTTATAGAACTTTACGGTAATCAGTTCGGGAAAAATTTTTAA
- a CDS encoding pitrilysin family protein, whose protein sequence is MKKNIILSICSLAFCSALSAQKSNPNFNKIKVLGGIEEYLYQPNGMNVLLLQDNASPVVTVQIVYRVGSKNEVLGNTGSTHLLEHLMFKGTPTFNKSKGTTITDVLQNTGAQLNATTWYDRTNYFETLPSDKIALALQIEADRMRNSLLLKEDKEAEMTVVRNEFERGENDPNSLLDKEIWAAAYIAHPYHHSTIGWKSDIEKAPIEVLRNFYNTYYWPDNATLTIIGDFKKDNVFELIEQYFGKITKAPKVMPQPYTEEPQQYGPRKIIVKKPGELGVINKAYKIPGALHEDLPALNILAEIIGAGPSAILNKTFVDTRLGIYTYASASNFKEVGLFTIGVGFPATSKHEEIDAKISEVVSKIQKDGVTQDEVNRVVAKISAQTILARDGSGVIASELTEAIASGDWTDYVTGVDRLKKVTPADVLRVAQKYLVEDQSTTGYFIPKQSGSNEGQNFGANRFMAENGPFYYRDPSHSHTEDVPSSVLLKENDAAGINTSIKEIPAEKSASFFKREKVAGIDVISVKTSAKDFVTVAASISLGNFANENKNSMLPSLTAAMLSKGTTLNDKFKFSEKLQKLGVNLSVNGSTSKINIGFKCLKKDLDQVITLLAEELRSPLMDKTEFENVKQQFTGNTQQNLNDPTQRGSIALTQSIYPKGNPNYSLSVEEDLVNIKNATLEEIKAFHKKYFGPASMHLVIVGDTEGADLNNSLKKSFKNWNGGVTETLKFEEAVKAGSKTEVVTIAEKPSAELFIGQYTGLKRSDADYVPFYIATYTLGGGFAGRLMQTVRDVDGLTYSISSGTGGNIMTGGYWYINASFNPSLFQKGLDATMVQVNKWLKDGITAAELENKKTNLIGSFKVGLSTTTGLSRTILSFVERGLDPGYIDQYPKDIEKVTLKEVNEAIRKYIQPNKMVIIKSGSLDKDGNPLK, encoded by the coding sequence ATGAAAAAGAACATTATTTTGAGCATCTGCTCATTGGCTTTTTGTAGTGCACTGTCAGCACAAAAAAGCAACCCTAATTTTAATAAAATTAAGGTTTTAGGAGGAATTGAAGAATATTTGTATCAGCCCAATGGAATGAATGTCCTTCTTCTACAGGATAATGCATCGCCTGTTGTCACTGTACAGATAGTATACCGGGTAGGATCCAAAAACGAAGTTTTAGGAAACACTGGATCGACACACCTTTTAGAGCATTTAATGTTCAAAGGAACTCCAACTTTTAACAAAAGCAAAGGAACAACCATTACTGATGTGCTGCAGAATACCGGAGCTCAGTTAAATGCTACCACATGGTATGACCGTACCAATTATTTTGAAACGCTACCTAGTGATAAAATTGCTTTAGCACTTCAGATTGAAGCTGACAGAATGCGTAATTCTCTACTTTTAAAAGAAGATAAAGAGGCTGAAATGACAGTTGTGCGCAATGAATTTGAGCGTGGGGAGAATGATCCAAATAGTTTATTGGATAAAGAAATATGGGCTGCAGCTTATATTGCACATCCGTACCATCATTCTACAATCGGCTGGAAATCGGATATTGAAAAAGCACCAATTGAAGTACTGCGTAATTTTTATAATACGTATTACTGGCCTGATAATGCCACTTTAACAATAATCGGGGATTTTAAAAAAGACAATGTTTTTGAACTTATCGAGCAGTATTTCGGAAAAATCACAAAAGCTCCAAAGGTGATGCCACAGCCTTATACGGAAGAACCGCAGCAATACGGTCCACGTAAAATTATAGTTAAAAAACCAGGAGAACTTGGAGTAATCAATAAAGCCTATAAAATTCCTGGAGCATTACATGAAGACTTGCCCGCGCTTAATATTTTGGCTGAAATTATAGGAGCAGGGCCATCTGCAATTTTGAACAAAACTTTCGTGGATACTCGTCTAGGAATTTATACTTACGCCAGTGCCAGTAACTTTAAAGAAGTGGGACTTTTTACCATAGGTGTTGGTTTTCCTGCCACTTCCAAACATGAAGAGATTGATGCTAAAATAAGCGAGGTTGTAAGTAAAATTCAAAAAGATGGTGTAACTCAGGATGAAGTAAACCGAGTTGTAGCTAAAATAAGCGCACAGACAATACTGGCCAGAGATGGATCGGGAGTGATTGCATCGGAATTAACAGAAGCCATCGCAAGTGGAGACTGGACAGATTATGTAACAGGAGTTGACAGACTTAAAAAAGTTACTCCTGCTGATGTTCTGCGTGTGGCTCAAAAATATTTAGTGGAGGATCAAAGCACCACGGGCTATTTTATTCCAAAACAATCCGGTTCAAATGAAGGACAAAATTTTGGAGCAAACAGATTTATGGCAGAAAATGGACCTTTTTATTATAGAGATCCAAGTCATAGCCATACGGAAGATGTTCCTTCTTCGGTTTTATTAAAAGAAAATGATGCCGCGGGAATTAATACTTCAATAAAGGAGATTCCAGCGGAGAAAAGTGCTTCATTTTTTAAAAGAGAAAAAGTAGCCGGAATTGATGTTATATCAGTTAAAACTTCGGCTAAAGATTTTGTTACGGTAGCTGCGAGTATTTCACTGGGAAATTTTGCTAATGAAAATAAAAATTCAATGCTGCCTTCTTTAACAGCAGCAATGTTATCAAAAGGAACAACTCTTAACGATAAGTTCAAATTCTCTGAAAAACTTCAAAAATTAGGAGTGAATTTAAGTGTAAATGGTTCAACATCGAAAATAAACATTGGCTTTAAATGCCTTAAAAAAGATTTAGATCAGGTAATTACGCTATTGGCTGAAGAATTACGTTCCCCTTTAATGGATAAAACAGAATTTGAAAATGTGAAACAGCAATTTACAGGAAACACACAACAAAATTTAAATGATCCCACTCAAAGAGGAAGTATTGCTTTGACCCAGTCGATCTATCCAAAAGGGAATCCGAATTATAGTTTAAGTGTTGAAGAGGATCTTGTCAATATTAAGAATGCAACTTTAGAGGAAATTAAAGCTTTCCATAAAAAATATTTCGGACCAGCATCTATGCATTTAGTAATCGTGGGTGATACAGAGGGAGCTGATTTGAATAATTCTTTAAAAAAATCATTTAAAAATTGGAACGGCGGAGTAACGGAAACTTTAAAATTTGAAGAGGCTGTCAAAGCAGGATCAAAAACTGAGGTGGTTACAATTGCTGAAAAACCAAGTGCCGAGCTGTTTATAGGCCAGTATACCGGTTTAAAAAGATCTGATGCTGATTATGTGCCATTTTATATAGCGACTTATACTCTGGGAGGCGGATTTGCAGGACGTTTGATGCAGACTGTGAGAGATGTTGATGGATTGACTTACAGTATTTCTTCTGGAACTGGAGGTAATATTATGACTGGTGGTTATTGGTACATCAATGCATCATTTAACCCGTCTTTGTTCCAAAAAGGGCTGGATGCTACTATGGTTCAGGTGAACAAATGGCTAAAGGATGGCATTACAGCAGCAGAATTAGAAAACAAAAAAACAAACTTAATTGGAAGTTTTAAAGTAGGACTCTCAACGACAACGGGATTGAGCAGAACTATTTTGAGCTTTGTTGAAAGAGGCCTGGATCCTGGCTATATTGATCAATATCCGAAAGATATCGAGAAAGTGACTTTGAAAGAAGTTAACGAAGCTATCAGAAAATATATTCAACCAAATAAAATGGTCATCATTAAATCAGGATCACTTGATAAGGACGGTAATCCTTTGAAATAA